A genome region from Paralichthys olivaceus isolate ysfri-2021 chromosome 6, ASM2471397v2, whole genome shotgun sequence includes the following:
- the eif2d gene encoding eukaryotic translation initiation factor 2D, whose protein sequence is MFSKPFRVKSNTVIKGSDRRKLKADISAAFPSLCADELSELIPNKEELNVVKIYAHKGDAVTLYVLHKNPLFFEVEKRLHPTVYVLWRYPALLPTFKTWSPVLQKLIGGADLMLPGVVVPSSGLPHVKQGDSCAVTSVNNIAPVAVGTAAVSSAEMHSLGMKGRGVCVIHTYMDSLWAFGDKSGPPSLPDTESKAQGENGEECKSEEEEEEEGDKCVEEEENPGKSVTDQIWSGTEALSLAEQEEEKDEKGNEEEEENHDDQRTPQEIMDTLLVQCFLHALKSKVKKSDLPLLTSTFLRNHMFSCCPTGKQLDIKKSSYKKLSKFLQAMQQQHNLVRVKELTKGVESIVEVDWKNPELRFFTVPEETDDDEAAPVQHGGEGETLYHPPEITTLYSVSARLESLFLDANKRKGTILQPAEVRGIITEYVKKNELVDEINKNYVTINPTLCDCLLEKSEYHEVESLKWDDLFSRTMGRMQECYEVVYPGQRPIIKKGHIEPIDISVASRGSNKKVTLIKNLEVYQLDPASVATALQHRVQASSVLQPIPGAKDKVLVQIQGNQIHKVGSLLLDHYQIPRKYIQGLDKALKGGKKK, encoded by the exons ATGTTTTCCAAACCGTTCCGAGTCAAATCCAACACCGTCATTAAAGGATCAGACAG GCGAAAGCTGAAAGCCGACATATCTGCAGCCTTCCCTTCACTCTGTGCTGATGAGCTGTCAGAGCTGATCCCCAATAAAGAGGAATTAAATGTAGTGAAGATTTATGCACATAAAGGAGACGCTGTGACGCTTTATGTTCTTCACAAAAATCCACTGTTCTTCGAAGTGGAGAAGCGACTTCATCCTACAG TGTATGTACTCTGGCGCTACCCTGCTCTCCTGCCAACATTCAAGACATGGTCTCCTGTGCTTCAGAAATTGATTGGCGGGGCAG ATCTCATGCTGCCAGGCGTAGTGGTGCCTTCAAGTGGACTCCCACATGTAAAACAAGGCGACTCCTGTGCTGTGACATCAGTGAACAATAT AGCTCCTGTTGCAGTCGGCACAGCTGCAGTCTCCAGTGCAGAGATGCACAGCTTGGGTATGAAaggaagaggagtgtgtgttATCCACACATACATGGATAGTCTCTG GGCTTTTGGAGACAAGTCAGGTCCACCTTCTTTACCAGATACAGAGAGCAAAGCACAAGGGGAGAACGGAGAAGAATGtaagtctgaggaggaggaagaggaggagggtgataaatgtgtggaggaggaagagaatcCTGGCAAATCAGTCACAGATCAAATCTGGTCTGGTACCGAGGCGCTGAGCCTGgctgagcaggaggaagagaaggatgaaaaaggtaatgaggaagaggaggagaaccaCGATGACCAGAGAACACCACAAG AGATAATGGACACCCTGCtggtgcagtgttttctgcatgCTCTGAAGAGCAAGGTGAAGAAGTCAGACCTCCCTTTGCTGACCAGTACATTTCTCCGCAACCACATGTTCTCCTGCTG CCCAACAGGAAAACAACTTGATATCAAGAAATCCAGCTATAAAAAG CTGTCAAAGTTTCTTCAAgccatgcagcagcagcacaacctCGTGCGAGTGAAAGAATTGACTAAGGGCGTGGAGAGCATTGTGGAGGTGGACTGGAAAAATCCAGA GCTGCGTTTCTTCACTGTCCCCGAGGagacagatgatgatgaagcgGCTCCAGTGCAGCATGGAGGGGAAGGAGAAACTCTGTACCATCCTCCTGAGATTACAACCCTGTACTCTGTGTCTGCTCGGCTGGAGTCTCTCTTTCTGGATGCAAacaagag GAAAGGAACAATCCTGCAGCCTGCTGAAGTGAGAGGTATTATCACAGAGTACGTGAAGAAGAATGAACTGGTGgatgaaattaataaaaa TTACGTGACCATAAACCCAACTCTGTGTGACTGCCTGCTGGAGAAATCTGAGTACCACGAGGTAGAGTCTCTCAAATGGGATGACCTCTTTAGCAG GACAATGGGAAGAATGCAGGAGTGCTATGAGGTTGTGTATCCTGGACAAAGGCCCATAATAAAGAAGGGCCACATTGAGCCCATAGACATCTCGGTGGCATCTCGAGGCTCCAATAAGAAG GTGACCCTTATAAAGAACCTGGAAGTGTACCAGTTGGATCCTGCATCTGTGGCCACTGCTTTGCAGCACAGAGTCCAGGCCAGCTCCGTCTTACAGCCCATTCCCGGTGCTAAAGATAAAGTCCTCGTCCAGATCCAAGGCAACCAGATTCACAAAGTTGGCAGTTTGCTCTTAG ATCACTATCAAATTCCTCGCAAGTACATCCAAGGACTAGACAAAGCTCTGAAAGGTGGCAAGAAGAAGTAA